The following proteins are co-located in the Terriglobia bacterium genome:
- a CDS encoding transposase family protein: MDKGRNANGCRIRGGTCQSTIGSTRQTEKLYEKGTLEKEPSAGSCAALATEPPWPVDGIYRPILVVRDLASGSQLLALPAEAATAETTITALQSLFREHGAPLVLKSDNGGAFTAVDVESFLEARDVHHLLSPPRLPSYNGACEAGMGSLKVRAHHESVRHDRAGGWTCDDVEAARLMANETSRPGGFHTPTPNERWHIRLLLSLQERERFQVSVEQLRADARKELGCLPGIDPGPAMRAVVDRRAITRALAAHNILKLRRRRISPPISIAKSARFS; encoded by the coding sequence ATGGATAAGGGAAGAAATGCGAATGGTTGCCGCATAAGAGGTGGAACGTGCCAATCGACCATTGGAAGTACCCGCCAAACTGAGAAGCTATACGAGAAAGGCACACTTGAAAAAGAACCGAGTGCTGGTTCATGCGCTGCGCTGGCAACGGAACCTCCCTGGCCGGTAGATGGCATCTACCGGCCGATTCTGGTGGTGCGCGATCTGGCGAGCGGGTCGCAGCTGCTGGCGCTGCCGGCAGAGGCAGCAACGGCGGAAACGACCATAACTGCGTTGCAGTCGCTTTTCCGCGAGCACGGTGCGCCCCTGGTTTTGAAGTCGGATAACGGCGGCGCGTTCACCGCCGTTGATGTCGAAAGCTTTTTGGAGGCGCGCGACGTGCATCATCTGCTGTCGCCGCCGCGGCTTCCGTCCTATAATGGGGCATGCGAAGCGGGGATGGGATCCCTGAAAGTCCGGGCGCATCACGAGTCGGTGCGCCACGATCGCGCCGGGGGGTGGACCTGCGATGATGTCGAAGCCGCACGCCTCATGGCCAACGAGACCTCCCGGCCCGGAGGCTTTCACACACCAACGCCGAACGAACGGTGGCACATCCGGTTGTTGCTTTCCCTGCAAGAGAGGGAGAGGTTCCAGGTTTCCGTTGAGCAGTTGCGAGCAGATGCGCGCAAGGAGCTCGGTTGTCTGCCCGGCATCGATCCCGGGCCTGCCATGCGGGCAGTCGTCGATCGCCGGGCAATCACGCGTGCGCTCGCGGCGCACAACATTCTCAAACTCAGGAGGAGGCGAATTAGTCCACCGATTTCCATCGCAAAATCGGCAAGATTTTCGTAG
- a CDS encoding transposase, with translation MSDFHAAPRPWEIHQPASAVFKTEWPDFTVCETPAEYRPRNPAGSVLYRVLAAELENFLDRQRLRDRHVPRFVERELRSFLDCGVMARGFLRIHCDACRLDRLVPFSCKCRGFCPCCCGRRMADTAAHLVDQVFPEVPVRQWVLSLPFALRYRLAYDSSLLGEVLRIFVRAVFASIRRRAGIPASDRRARCGAVSFVQRFGDALRLNPHIHSLVLDGIYIVNEKGEVVFRDVAPPSDAEVARVADRVHRSVARLLERKGLGPEAAPEEADTLGREEPLLAELYGASISGRVATGPRAGRRVTKVGDEVDVESQTMDSGSCCASVAGYSIHAGVRIAAHDRVRLERLASYAGRPPLATERLSLMPDGRLLYRLKRRWRDGTSHVIFEPGELVEKLAALVPPPRFNLVRYHGILAPSAAWRPLVVPEPPACHGTAHRDCPALADPANAKNKGDNRPRNYSWAQLLKRVFEIDVLKCPRCGGRMRILAAINPPEAIHRILDCLGVPTRPPPIAAASTAAPYFS, from the coding sequence ATGTCCGATTTTCATGCAGCGCCCCGGCCATGGGAGATCCATCAGCCGGCAAGCGCTGTCTTCAAGACCGAGTGGCCGGATTTCACAGTGTGTGAAACTCCGGCCGAATACCGCCCCCGTAATCCTGCGGGGAGCGTTCTCTATCGCGTTCTTGCCGCAGAGCTGGAGAATTTCCTCGACAGGCAGCGGCTGCGGGACCGGCATGTGCCCCGGTTTGTGGAAAGGGAGCTGCGATCCTTCCTTGATTGTGGAGTCATGGCCCGGGGCTTTTTGCGCATTCACTGCGACGCCTGCCGCCTCGACAGACTTGTCCCGTTTTCCTGTAAATGTCGCGGATTTTGTCCGTGCTGTTGCGGGCGGCGCATGGCGGATACCGCCGCCCATCTCGTCGATCAAGTCTTTCCCGAGGTCCCTGTCCGTCAATGGGTGCTGTCGCTTCCTTTTGCCTTGCGCTACCGCCTTGCCTACGATTCGTCTCTGCTGGGAGAGGTTCTGCGGATCTTCGTGCGTGCCGTGTTTGCCTCGATTCGCCGCCGCGCCGGCATTCCTGCTTCGGACCGCCGCGCGCGGTGCGGCGCCGTGAGCTTTGTCCAGCGCTTCGGAGATGCCCTCCGGCTCAATCCGCATATCCATAGCCTCGTGTTGGATGGCATCTACATCGTCAACGAAAAAGGAGAAGTGGTTTTCCGGGACGTGGCGCCGCCGAGCGACGCCGAAGTGGCGCGCGTTGCCGATCGCGTTCACCGCAGCGTCGCCAGGCTTCTCGAGCGCAAGGGCTTGGGGCCGGAGGCCGCTCCGGAGGAAGCGGACACGCTCGGGCGGGAGGAGCCGCTGCTGGCTGAGCTGTATGGCGCATCGATTTCGGGACGAGTGGCAACCGGCCCGCGCGCCGGCCGGCGTGTTACGAAGGTTGGCGACGAGGTCGATGTGGAAAGCCAAACCATGGACTCCGGCTCATGCTGTGCGTCGGTTGCCGGCTACAGCATTCACGCTGGCGTCCGGATCGCGGCTCATGACCGCGTTCGGCTTGAGCGTCTGGCGAGCTACGCGGGCCGCCCGCCGCTGGCCACGGAGCGGCTGTCGCTTATGCCCGATGGAAGACTGCTCTATCGCCTCAAACGCCGCTGGCGAGATGGGACCTCGCATGTGATCTTCGAGCCCGGCGAACTGGTCGAAAAGCTTGCTGCGCTTGTGCCTCCGCCCCGCTTCAATCTGGTCAGGTATCATGGAATCCTTGCTCCCTCGGCCGCCTGGAGGCCGCTGGTCGTTCCCGAACCGCCGGCCTGTCATGGGACCGCGCACCGTGACTGCCCCGCCCTAGCCGATCCGGCAAATGCTAAAAATAAAGGGGATAACCGGCCCCGGAATTACTCCTGGGCTCAGCTTTTAAAAAGAGTTTTTGAGATTGACGTTTTAAAATGTCCCCGTTGCGGCGGCCGCATGCGCATCCTTGCAGCGATCAATCCGCCCGAAGCCATCCATAGGATTCTTGATTGCCTGGGCGTGCCGACGAGACCCCCGCCAATTGCAGCAGCATCGACCGC